A region from the uncultured Holophaga sp. genome encodes:
- a CDS encoding methyl-accepting chemotaxis protein produces MQFLYNISIKRKLLILAGVLILINLALWVSNIALMRSMTHVQEELDRTQLQLASSVDTVRQAQNRFKGQVQEWKDTLLRGYDPAMFSKYHTAFERAEAEVDQLLGTVRKAAEDPSLGLPVEDVDAVIREHGVLGRRYQQALAGAWNEHDPLAYRAVDKAVKGMDRPMNETLNHLADGVKERWQGFSVEYAQKVHRMQRIALAVNTLILLVGIGIGILVAHAITRQVQSGVQEAAAGIERMEGGDFRGELKLRGQDELGRMGGHFNRMLQNFRRIFGHLGQTSMEVADSSRSLTTASVEVASTAEEISHLSENQREASGTTAAVMASFAGNLRQMNDSLRLCQDRVASIVEATSSGAAQGQATVSSILKIRSVTQEMVKAVTVIHDLANQTNLLALNAAIEAAKAGQHGKGFAVVAEEVGKLAEHSAHAAQQIGDFISQTESSIEEGHAAVQETSATLNTIQRDIRTLADTLTNIGRASEEQAKASDTLEAQIQTTSLASERSAAAATELSRTVQEVNRTAEGLDRIAQALASTLAEFRL; encoded by the coding sequence ATGCAATTTTTATACAACATCAGCATCAAGAGGAAGCTGCTCATCCTGGCCGGGGTTCTCATCCTGATCAATCTCGCCCTGTGGGTCTCGAACATCGCCCTCATGCGCTCCATGACCCACGTTCAGGAAGAGCTGGACCGGACCCAGCTCCAACTGGCCAGCTCCGTGGATACGGTCCGCCAGGCCCAGAACCGCTTCAAGGGGCAGGTCCAGGAGTGGAAGGACACCCTTCTCCGGGGCTACGACCCGGCCATGTTCAGCAAATACCACACAGCCTTCGAGAGGGCCGAGGCCGAGGTCGACCAGTTGCTGGGAACCGTCCGGAAAGCAGCAGAGGATCCCAGCCTGGGCCTCCCGGTGGAGGATGTCGATGCCGTGATCCGGGAGCATGGCGTTCTCGGCAGGCGCTATCAACAGGCTCTGGCCGGCGCATGGAACGAGCACGACCCGCTGGCTTATCGCGCGGTGGACAAGGCTGTCAAGGGCATGGACCGCCCCATGAACGAGACCCTGAACCACCTCGCTGATGGGGTGAAGGAGAGGTGGCAGGGCTTCTCCGTCGAATACGCTCAGAAGGTCCACCGGATGCAGAGGATCGCCCTCGCCGTGAACACCCTGATCCTACTGGTGGGCATCGGAATCGGCATCCTGGTCGCCCACGCCATCACCCGTCAGGTCCAGTCCGGGGTGCAGGAGGCCGCAGCCGGTATCGAGCGCATGGAAGGCGGGGACTTCCGGGGGGAACTGAAGCTGAGGGGTCAGGATGAGCTAGGGCGGATGGGGGGACACTTCAACCGGATGCTCCAGAACTTCCGCAGGATCTTCGGGCACCTGGGACAGACCTCGATGGAAGTGGCTGACAGCTCCAGGTCTCTCACCACAGCCTCCGTAGAGGTGGCCAGCACCGCCGAGGAGATCTCCCACCTCTCTGAAAACCAGCGGGAGGCCTCGGGGACGACTGCCGCCGTGATGGCAAGCTTTGCCGGCAATCTCCGCCAGATGAACGACAGTCTCCGCCTCTGCCAGGACCGGGTGGCCAGCATCGTGGAGGCCACGAGCTCAGGGGCAGCCCAGGGACAGGCGACTGTCTCCTCCATTCTCAAGATCCGCTCGGTCACCCAGGAAATGGTCAAGGCGGTCACTGTCATCCATGACCTGGCAAACCAGACCAACCTGCTGGCGCTGAATGCCGCCATCGAGGCGGCCAAGGCCGGACAGCACGGCAAGGGCTTCGCCGTAGTGGCTGAGGAGGTGGGCAAGTTGGCGGAACACAGCGCCCATGCGGCCCAGCAGATCGGCGATTTCATCTCCCAGACGGAGAGCTCCATCGAGGAGGGGCATGCGGCCGTCCAGGAGACCTCGGCCACCCTGAATACGATCCAGAGGGACATCCGCACCCTGGCCGACACCCTCACAAACATCGGTCGGGCCTCCGAGGAGCAGGCCAAAGCCTCGGACACCCTGGAGGCCCAGATCCAGACAACCTCCCTGGCCAGCGAGCGGAGTGCCGCCGCCGCCACGGAGCTTTCCCGGACCGTCCAGGAAGTCAACCGGACGGCTGAAGGTCTGGATCGGATCGCCCAGGCCCTGGCCTCGACCCTGGCGGAGTTCAGACTTTAA
- a CDS encoding FAD-dependent oxidoreductase: MSRVLIVGGVAGGASTAARFRRLDEHAEVVIFERGDYVSYANCGLPYYAGGAIKERDRLFVMTPGKFQDWLGVQVRTGHEAVGIDTARKVLKVKELASGRLMEESYDKLVLSPGAEPLRPPIPGIDLEGIFTLRSVPDVDRIKSWLDARRPERAVVVGGGFIGLEMAENLHARRIAVTVVEAQDQVMNGLDPEMAAMVQAQLRSKGVGLRLGTPVQAFERRGSRLFVKLAPDDELSADVVILSIGVRPDTGFIREAGIACAPHGAIQVDGSLRTSDPHVFALGDAVAVPSLVMDRSLVVPLAGPATKQARVVAGNLARSLRGEEALETYPGALGTSIAKVFDITAASAGANERALKAAALPFQAIITHGSSHAGYYPGALPLTLKALYEPATGRLLGAQVVGFDGVDKRMDLLAETLRRGGTVVDLARMEHAYAPPFSSSKDPINILGMVGENALAGLTRPIHWHEVEAWRSRGAVLLDVRSADEAALGSFPDTLNIPIDELRRRISEVPKDRPVLAFCGVGLRGYLAERILRQNGWTEVGNLSGGYKTWELVAGPLPGLELGLVFSEGSGEPEGLPRKDVTIQVDACGLACPGPILRLKGEMDKVPLGGRIIISASDPGFAQDVASWCRVMGHRLLSLTDSKGVHTATIEKQAAPQAGQVAQAGAGGATFIVFSDDLDRALATFVLANGAAASGKETTLFFTFWGLSVLKRREKPRVAKDFMGRMFGWMLPDGTSGLALSKMDFLGLGRLMMKARMKAKGVTDLDAMIGSARLAGVRFVACQMSMDLMGIAKEELVEGVEIGGVATYFEAAGKSQVNLFL, from the coding sequence ATGAGCAGGGTGTTGATCGTAGGTGGAGTAGCAGGCGGGGCGTCCACGGCGGCCCGGTTCCGGCGGCTGGACGAGCATGCCGAGGTGGTGATCTTCGAGCGGGGCGACTACGTCAGCTACGCCAACTGCGGCCTGCCCTACTATGCGGGCGGAGCCATCAAGGAGCGGGACCGCCTCTTCGTCATGACCCCCGGGAAGTTTCAGGATTGGCTGGGGGTGCAGGTCCGCACCGGTCATGAGGCGGTGGGGATCGACACCGCCCGGAAGGTCCTGAAGGTGAAGGAGCTGGCCAGCGGACGGCTGATGGAGGAGTCCTACGACAAGCTGGTGCTCTCCCCCGGTGCCGAGCCTTTGCGCCCTCCCATCCCCGGCATCGACCTGGAGGGGATCTTCACTCTGCGCTCCGTGCCGGATGTGGATCGGATCAAGAGCTGGCTCGATGCCCGTCGTCCCGAGCGGGCGGTGGTGGTGGGGGGTGGCTTCATCGGTCTGGAGATGGCCGAGAACCTCCACGCCCGGCGCATCGCCGTCACGGTGGTGGAGGCCCAGGATCAGGTGATGAACGGCCTGGACCCCGAAATGGCGGCCATGGTCCAGGCCCAGCTCCGCAGCAAGGGGGTGGGCCTGCGCCTGGGCACCCCTGTCCAGGCCTTCGAGCGGCGCGGCAGCCGGCTCTTCGTGAAGCTGGCTCCGGATGACGAGCTTTCGGCGGATGTGGTGATCCTCTCCATCGGGGTGAGGCCGGATACGGGCTTCATCCGGGAGGCCGGGATCGCCTGTGCACCCCATGGCGCCATCCAGGTGGATGGCTCCCTGCGGACCTCCGACCCTCATGTCTTCGCCCTGGGGGATGCGGTGGCGGTGCCCAGCCTGGTGATGGACCGCTCCCTGGTGGTTCCCCTGGCGGGACCCGCCACCAAGCAGGCCCGGGTGGTGGCAGGGAACCTCGCGCGGAGTCTCCGGGGCGAGGAGGCTCTGGAGACCTACCCCGGTGCGCTGGGCACCTCCATCGCCAAGGTCTTCGACATCACTGCGGCTTCCGCAGGCGCCAATGAGCGGGCCCTCAAGGCTGCAGCCCTCCCCTTCCAGGCCATCATCACCCATGGCTCCAGCCATGCCGGTTACTACCCGGGGGCGCTGCCCCTCACCCTCAAGGCTCTCTATGAGCCCGCCACCGGGCGCCTCCTGGGGGCTCAGGTGGTGGGTTTCGACGGAGTGGACAAGCGCATGGACCTCCTGGCGGAAACCCTGAGGCGGGGCGGCACTGTCGTGGATCTGGCCCGCATGGAGCACGCCTATGCGCCCCCCTTCTCCTCTTCCAAGGATCCCATCAACATCCTGGGCATGGTGGGCGAGAACGCCCTGGCTGGACTCACCCGCCCCATCCACTGGCATGAGGTGGAGGCCTGGCGCTCCAGGGGGGCGGTGCTCCTGGATGTCCGGAGCGCCGATGAGGCCGCCCTGGGCAGCTTCCCGGACACCCTGAACATCCCCATCGACGAGCTGCGCCGCCGCATCTCCGAGGTCCCGAAGGACCGTCCGGTCCTGGCCTTCTGCGGCGTGGGGCTCCGGGGCTACCTGGCGGAGCGGATCTTGCGGCAGAACGGCTGGACCGAGGTGGGCAACCTCAGCGGGGGCTACAAGACCTGGGAGCTGGTGGCCGGACCCCTGCCGGGCCTGGAGCTGGGCCTGGTCTTTTCGGAGGGTTCCGGTGAGCCCGAGGGGCTGCCCCGTAAGGATGTGACCATTCAGGTGGATGCCTGCGGGCTGGCCTGCCCAGGGCCCATCCTGCGCCTCAAGGGGGAGATGGACAAGGTGCCCCTGGGCGGGCGGATCATCATCAGCGCCAGCGACCCGGGTTTCGCCCAGGACGTTGCCTCCTGGTGCCGGGTCATGGGGCACCGGCTCCTCAGCCTGACGGACTCGAAGGGTGTCCACACCGCCACCATCGAAAAGCAGGCCGCGCCCCAGGCCGGTCAGGTGGCCCAGGCGGGGGCCGGGGGCGCCACCTTCATCGTCTTCTCGGACGATCTCGACCGGGCCCTGGCCACCTTCGTCCTGGCCAACGGAGCCGCCGCGAGCGGCAAGGAGACCACCCTCTTCTTCACCTTCTGGGGGCTCTCGGTCCTCAAGCGCCGGGAGAAGCCCAGGGTCGCCAAGGACTTCATGGGCCGGATGTTCGGCTGGATGCTGCCGGACGGAACCTCGGGCCTGGCCCTCTCCAAGATGGACTTCCTGGGGCTTGGCCGGCTCATGATGAAGGCCCGTATGAAGGCCAAGGGGGTCACGGACCTGGATGCCATGATCGGCAGCGCACGCTTGGCGGGGGTCCGTTTTGTGGCCTGCCAGATGAGCATGGATCTCATGGGCATTGCCAAGGAGGAGCTGGTGGAAGGGGTCGAGATCGGTGGCGTGGCCACCTACTTCGAGGCTGCAGGCAAGTCCCAGGTGAACCTCTTCCTCTGA
- a CDS encoding TIGR02453 family protein, protein MTFFTPAIFRFLSELREHNSRDWFETHRERYEEEVREPARAFIMALGAPLGELCPQILADPSRSGGSLFRIHRDTRFSADKSPYKTHVGAQFRHRDCPREVHSPAFYLHLEPGGCFAGAGLWHPDPRTLQRVRQHMDGHVPAWRSLGLELLGDRIVRVPRGFAPDHPLAELLRLKDITTLVPLAEGQVCAPDFLEVFLEVCRHQLPLLALLARSLDLAW, encoded by the coding sequence GTGACCTTTTTCACACCCGCGATCTTCCGCTTCCTCTCAGAGCTGCGGGAGCACAACAGCAGAGATTGGTTCGAGACCCACCGGGAGCGATACGAGGAGGAGGTCCGGGAACCGGCGCGGGCCTTCATCATGGCCCTGGGGGCACCCTTGGGGGAGCTCTGCCCGCAGATCCTCGCCGATCCCTCCCGCAGCGGCGGGAGCCTCTTCCGCATCCACCGGGATACCCGGTTCTCGGCGGACAAATCCCCCTACAAGACCCATGTGGGCGCCCAGTTCAGGCACCGGGACTGCCCCCGGGAGGTCCACAGCCCGGCCTTCTACCTGCACCTGGAACCCGGGGGCTGTTTCGCCGGAGCGGGGCTCTGGCACCCCGATCCCCGTACCCTCCAGCGGGTGCGGCAGCACATGGACGGGCATGTCCCGGCTTGGCGATCCCTGGGGCTTGAACTCCTGGGGGACCGCATAGTGCGTGTTCCCCGGGGCTTCGCGCCGGACCATCCGCTTGCCGAACTGCTGCGGCTCAAGGACATCACCACCCTGGTGCCCCTGGCTGAAGGGCAGGTCTGCGCCCCGGACTTCCTGGAGGTCTTTCTGGAAGTCTGCCGGCACCAGCTCCCTCTTCTGGCGCTCCTGGCCCGGTCGCTGGACCTGGCTTGGTAG
- a CDS encoding 4Fe-4S dicluster domain-containing protein yields the protein MSHSMEPSISFDPARCIECHACEVACAVWRNLETGIRHRRVRRVWQGVFPEVRCNAAMSACHQCAGAPCVDACPVGAIAPRNPEGVVAVDQEACVGCRVCLDACPEGVPQFGTEGKMQKCDLCNGRLESGREAPPCVATCPTGALAWRA from the coding sequence ATGTCCCATTCCATGGAACCCTCCATCAGTTTCGATCCTGCGCGCTGCATCGAGTGCCACGCCTGCGAGGTGGCCTGCGCTGTCTGGCGGAATCTCGAAACAGGGATCCGCCATCGCCGGGTCCGGCGGGTCTGGCAGGGGGTCTTTCCCGAGGTCCGCTGCAATGCGGCCATGAGCGCCTGCCACCAATGCGCCGGGGCTCCCTGTGTGGACGCCTGTCCCGTGGGGGCCATCGCCCCGAGGAACCCTGAGGGCGTCGTGGCTGTGGATCAGGAGGCCTGCGTGGGCTGCCGTGTATGTCTGGACGCCTGCCCGGAAGGGGTGCCCCAGTTCGGGACCGAGGGGAAGATGCAGAAGTGCGACCTCTGCAACGGGCGTCTCGAGTCCGGGCGGGAGGCACCGCCCTGTGTGGCCACCTGTCCCACCGGCGCCCTCGCGTGGCGGGCATGA
- a CDS encoding molybdopterin-dependent oxidoreductase, translating into MAEAHSPLTLEGARRLAQRNGETLVPAFCAMCGPGPMSCGIYAFVKEGRFVRCAGMAESPVNRGSLCPKAHAAPQWVYSPERLTHPLRRVGAKGEGRFERISWDDAIGVIAETLLKQKAAYGPESLAILSPALRSYSDHLRRFLTVHGSPNYGHSGICAMQRAFGFMYTLADWPGPEIPKSDLVIYWGRQPVYSGPATPGPRLMVEAKARGARLVAIKPSIEPDSGMADIWVPLRPGTDAALALAMLHVVMGEGLVDRAFVEQWCHGYGELEDHVRQYPPEWAEAITGVPAAQIRELARLYATTPRACIDLGNGVEHAPSASDAIRAVAILIAITGHLDQPGGNVFGGPMGALSTMPMPRDIMLRERYTPELLDKLVGPEFPRPFQPFIEGPASAYYRIFDSILTEKPYPIRAVIAPGTQPSVSTRGSRHVLEALAKLDFYVVADVARTADMAYADIVMPTATPYESGCSFDGRGGWLMARRKVIEPLGDYKSMVELLIDLGVAMGYGKDFWDGSVEAAMDEQLQPFGLTLEALRAHPTGICFPPGERRYGNYAQVFARRSPRLGGAPFLAQGKVALYNTTFEAEGYSPMPEWREPPESLTATPELRERYPLLLSDYHTSMNFTASWQRHVPALRELEPDPMLHLHPDTASARGIAQGDWVVVESPRGSLRLKAELYPGIRPDTVMVLHGWWQGCAELGKGDTPLLDGGANVNLLYSVDPDRAFDPLVTAMSSQALVEVRRA; encoded by the coding sequence ATGGCGGAAGCCCACTCTCCACTCACCCTCGAAGGGGCCCGGCGGCTGGCCCAGCGCAACGGCGAGACGCTGGTGCCCGCCTTCTGCGCCATGTGTGGTCCAGGTCCCATGAGCTGCGGCATCTATGCCTTTGTCAAGGAGGGCCGCTTTGTACGATGTGCGGGCATGGCCGAGTCCCCGGTCAACCGGGGGAGCCTCTGCCCCAAGGCCCACGCGGCGCCGCAGTGGGTCTATTCCCCCGAGCGGCTCACCCACCCCCTGCGCCGGGTGGGGGCCAAGGGGGAAGGGCGCTTTGAGCGCATCTCCTGGGATGATGCCATCGGGGTCATCGCGGAGACCCTGCTGAAGCAGAAGGCAGCCTACGGACCGGAGTCCCTGGCCATCCTCTCCCCGGCCCTGAGGAGCTACAGCGACCACCTCCGGCGCTTCCTCACGGTCCACGGCAGCCCCAACTACGGACACAGCGGCATCTGCGCCATGCAGCGGGCCTTCGGCTTCATGTACACCCTGGCGGACTGGCCCGGTCCCGAGATCCCCAAGAGCGACCTGGTGATCTATTGGGGGCGTCAGCCCGTCTATTCGGGACCGGCCACCCCGGGACCCCGGCTCATGGTGGAGGCCAAGGCCAGGGGGGCCAGACTGGTGGCCATCAAGCCCTCCATCGAGCCGGACTCGGGGATGGCTGATATCTGGGTGCCCCTGCGCCCCGGCACCGATGCAGCCCTGGCCCTGGCCATGCTCCATGTGGTGATGGGGGAGGGGCTGGTGGACCGGGCCTTTGTAGAGCAGTGGTGCCATGGCTATGGCGAGCTCGAGGACCACGTCCGGCAGTATCCCCCGGAGTGGGCTGAGGCCATCACGGGGGTGCCCGCCGCGCAGATCCGCGAGCTGGCCCGGCTCTACGCCACCACCCCCCGGGCCTGCATCGATCTGGGGAACGGGGTGGAGCACGCCCCCTCTGCCAGCGATGCCATCCGGGCGGTGGCCATCCTCATCGCCATCACGGGGCACCTGGACCAGCCCGGGGGTAATGTCTTCGGCGGGCCCATGGGGGCCCTCTCCACCATGCCCATGCCCAGGGACATCATGCTGCGGGAGCGCTACACCCCGGAGCTGCTGGACAAGCTCGTGGGGCCGGAATTCCCCCGGCCCTTCCAGCCCTTCATCGAGGGGCCGGCCTCGGCCTACTACCGGATCTTCGACAGCATCCTGACGGAGAAGCCCTATCCCATCCGGGCGGTCATCGCCCCGGGCACCCAGCCCTCGGTGAGCACCCGGGGCTCCCGTCACGTTCTGGAGGCCCTCGCCAAGCTGGACTTCTATGTGGTGGCCGATGTGGCCCGCACCGCCGACATGGCCTACGCCGATATCGTGATGCCCACCGCCACCCCCTACGAGTCCGGCTGCTCCTTTGACGGGCGGGGGGGCTGGCTCATGGCCCGCCGGAAGGTGATCGAGCCCCTGGGGGACTACAAGTCCATGGTGGAACTCCTCATCGACCTCGGGGTGGCCATGGGCTACGGCAAGGACTTCTGGGATGGGAGCGTCGAGGCGGCCATGGACGAACAGCTCCAGCCCTTCGGGCTCACCCTGGAGGCGCTGCGGGCTCATCCCACTGGTATCTGCTTCCCCCCTGGCGAACGCCGTTACGGGAACTATGCCCAGGTCTTCGCGCGGCGGAGTCCCCGGCTCGGGGGCGCTCCCTTCCTGGCCCAGGGCAAGGTGGCCCTCTACAACACCACCTTCGAAGCCGAGGGCTACAGCCCCATGCCCGAGTGGCGGGAGCCCCCCGAGAGTCTGACGGCCACGCCGGAGTTGCGGGAGCGCTATCCCCTCCTCCTCTCCGACTACCACACCTCCATGAACTTCACCGCCTCCTGGCAGCGCCATGTCCCGGCGCTGCGGGAGCTGGAACCCGATCCTATGCTGCACCTCCATCCCGATACCGCTTCGGCCCGGGGCATCGCCCAGGGGGACTGGGTGGTGGTGGAGTCCCCCCGGGGTTCCCTGCGCCTGAAGGCTGAACTCTATCCCGGCATCCGGCCCGATACCGTGATGGTCCTCCACGGTTGGTGGCAGGGCTGTGCCGAGCTGGGGAAGGGGGACACGCCCCTCCTGGACGGGGGCGCCAACGTCAACCTGCTCTACAGCGTGGATCCCGACCGGGCCTTCGATCCCCTGGTGACGGCCATGAGCAGCCAGGCCCTGGTCGAAGTGAGGAGGGCCTGA
- a CDS encoding sulfate ABC transporter substrate-binding protein yields MKLRPRTFLAILLSFGALSAQAQVKLLNVSYDPTRELYQDINQAFARQWKARTGQDVSIQQSHGGSGKQARSVLDGLQADVVTLALAYDIDALAQHRKLLPPDWQSRLPHNSTPFGSTIVFLVRKGNPKGIRDWPDLIKPGVQVITPNPKTSGGARWNFLAAWGWAQRANGGDWYRAKAYVTELFRHVPVMDSGARGATTTFAERGLGDVLLTWENEAILAKQELGRDRFDIVTPSVSILAEPPVALVTRNAERHGTTQVAQAYLDFLFTPEGQRIGARHHYRPTDPAVQKASARQFPPVRFFTIHDTFGGWQKAQEGYFKDGGVFDQIYQPK; encoded by the coding sequence ATGAAGCTTCGCCCAAGGACCTTCCTCGCCATCCTGCTGAGCTTCGGAGCCCTCAGCGCCCAGGCCCAGGTAAAGCTCCTCAATGTCTCCTATGACCCCACCCGGGAGCTCTATCAGGACATCAACCAGGCCTTCGCCAGGCAATGGAAGGCCAGGACCGGCCAGGATGTGAGCATTCAGCAGAGCCACGGCGGCTCCGGCAAGCAGGCCCGCTCAGTGCTGGACGGCCTCCAGGCCGATGTGGTGACCCTGGCCCTGGCCTATGACATCGACGCCCTGGCCCAGCACCGGAAGCTCCTGCCCCCCGACTGGCAATCCAGGCTGCCCCACAACAGCACCCCCTTCGGCAGCACCATCGTGTTCCTGGTGCGCAAGGGCAATCCCAAGGGCATCCGCGACTGGCCCGACCTCATCAAGCCTGGCGTCCAGGTCATCACCCCCAACCCCAAGACCTCCGGCGGCGCCCGCTGGAACTTCCTGGCGGCCTGGGGCTGGGCCCAGCGGGCCAACGGCGGCGACTGGTACAGGGCCAAGGCCTATGTGACTGAGCTCTTCAGGCATGTGCCCGTAATGGACTCGGGGGCCCGAGGCGCCACCACCACCTTTGCAGAGCGTGGCCTGGGGGATGTGCTCCTGACCTGGGAGAACGAGGCCATCCTGGCCAAGCAGGAGCTGGGCCGGGACAGGTTCGACATCGTCACCCCCAGCGTGAGCATCCTGGCGGAACCCCCGGTGGCCCTGGTCACCCGGAACGCCGAGCGCCACGGCACCACCCAGGTGGCCCAGGCCTACCTGGACTTCCTCTTCACCCCGGAAGGCCAGAGGATCGGTGCCCGGCACCACTACCGCCCCACGGACCCTGCGGTGCAGAAGGCCAGCGCCCGGCAGTTCCCACCCGTAAGGTTCTTCACCATCCACGACACTTTCGGGGGCTGGCAGAAGGCCCAGGAAGGCTACTTCAAGGATGGCGGCGTCTTTGACCAGATCTATCAGCCCAAGTAG
- a CDS encoding aminotransferase class I/II-fold pyridoxal phosphate-dependent enzyme yields the protein MSKSYRPETIALHGGQEPDPTTLSRAVPIHRTSSYVFKNTEHAANLFALKELGNIYTRLGGPTQDVLEQRVSLLEGGAASLALASGTSAIFYAIITLAQAGDEIVSANNLYGGTYTQFDAILPSLGIKTTFVDPKDPENFQAAITPKTRALYIETIGNPLLDVVDIEQIAEVAHRNGLPLIVDATFSTPYLLKTIEYGADIVVQSLTKWIGGHGTGIGGIITDSGKFNWKSEKHPLFNAPDPNYHGLRWAHDLPEPLAPMAFILRARTVPLRNLGAAIAPDNAWLFLQGLETLPLRMIRHSENALKVAQFLQKHPKVSWVRYPGLPGDPGHELAKKYLKKGFGGMVVFGIKGGREAGARLIDSIPLFSHLANVGDAKSLIIHPASTTHSQLTDEQQIAGGLAPDLVRLSIGIEHIDDILEALEEGLSKA from the coding sequence ATGAGCAAGTCCTACCGTCCCGAAACCATCGCCCTGCATGGTGGCCAGGAGCCCGATCCCACCACCCTGAGCCGGGCCGTGCCCATCCACCGCACCAGTTCCTACGTATTCAAGAACACCGAGCATGCCGCCAACCTCTTTGCCCTCAAGGAGCTCGGCAACATCTACACCCGCCTGGGCGGCCCCACCCAGGACGTCCTGGAGCAGCGGGTGAGCTTGCTGGAGGGGGGTGCCGCCTCGCTGGCCCTGGCCTCCGGCACCTCCGCCATCTTCTACGCCATCATCACCCTGGCCCAGGCGGGCGATGAGATCGTCAGCGCCAACAACCTCTACGGCGGCACCTACACCCAGTTCGACGCCATCCTGCCCTCCCTGGGCATCAAGACCACCTTTGTGGACCCCAAGGACCCGGAGAACTTCCAGGCCGCCATCACCCCCAAGACTCGCGCCCTCTACATCGAGACCATCGGCAACCCCCTGCTGGATGTGGTGGACATCGAGCAGATCGCCGAAGTGGCCCACCGCAACGGCCTGCCCCTCATCGTGGATGCCACCTTCTCCACCCCCTACCTGCTGAAGACCATCGAGTACGGCGCCGATATCGTGGTGCAGTCCCTCACCAAGTGGATCGGCGGGCATGGCACCGGCATCGGCGGCATCATCACCGATTCCGGCAAGTTCAACTGGAAGAGCGAAAAGCACCCGCTCTTCAACGCGCCGGATCCCAACTATCACGGGCTGCGCTGGGCCCATGACCTGCCCGAGCCCCTGGCCCCCATGGCCTTCATCCTGCGTGCCCGCACCGTGCCCCTGCGCAACCTGGGTGCCGCCATCGCACCGGACAACGCCTGGCTCTTCCTCCAGGGCCTGGAGACCCTGCCCCTGCGCATGATCCGCCACAGCGAGAACGCCCTGAAGGTGGCCCAGTTCCTCCAGAAGCACCCCAAGGTCAGCTGGGTGCGCTATCCGGGTCTGCCTGGCGACCCCGGCCACGAACTGGCGAAGAAGTATCTCAAGAAAGGCTTCGGCGGCATGGTGGTCTTCGGCATCAAGGGCGGGCGCGAAGCCGGTGCCAGACTCATCGACAGCATCCCCCTCTTCTCCCACCTGGCCAACGTGGGTGATGCCAAGAGCCTGATCATCCACCCCGCCAGCACCACCCACTCCCAGCTCACCGACGAGCAGCAGATCGCCGGCGGCCTGGCCCCCGATCTGGTGCGCCTCTCCATCGGCATCGAGCACATCGATGACATTCTCGAAGCCCTGGAAGAAGGACTCTCCAAGGCCTGA
- the cysT gene encoding sulfate ABC transporter permease subunit CysT yields MTRSCTQRSPGFGLSLGITVAFLSLLVILPLAALGSNALKLGPSDFWHTVTSARVLASYRVSFGAAFLAALMNAFAGLIVAWVLVRYRLPGKRLLDALIDLPFALPTAVAGIALTQLYAPQGWFGQLLPFKVAYTPLGISVALLFIGLPFVVRTLQPVLEELGTELEEAAGTLGASRWQTLRRIILPELLPALVTGFALAFARGIGEYGSVVFISGNMPMKTEITPLLIITKLEQYEYPEATAIALVMLGLSFVMLLVVNLLQRCLSVKVNHG; encoded by the coding sequence ATGACACGCAGCTGCACCCAGCGATCCCCGGGCTTCGGCCTGAGCCTCGGCATCACGGTGGCCTTCCTGAGCCTCCTGGTGATCCTTCCCCTGGCCGCCCTGGGGTCCAATGCCCTCAAACTGGGGCCCTCCGATTTCTGGCACACCGTCACCTCCGCCCGGGTGCTGGCTTCGTATCGGGTCAGCTTCGGCGCGGCCTTCCTGGCCGCCCTGATGAACGCCTTTGCCGGCCTCATCGTGGCCTGGGTGCTGGTGCGTTACCGCCTCCCCGGCAAGCGCCTCCTGGATGCCCTCATCGACCTGCCCTTCGCCCTCCCCACCGCCGTGGCCGGCATCGCCCTCACCCAGCTCTACGCGCCCCAGGGCTGGTTCGGCCAACTGCTGCCCTTCAAGGTCGCCTACACCCCCCTGGGCATCAGCGTCGCGCTTCTCTTCATCGGCCTGCCCTTCGTGGTGCGCACCCTCCAGCCCGTGCTGGAGGAACTGGGCACGGAGCTGGAGGAGGCCGCCGGAACCCTGGGGGCCTCCCGCTGGCAGACCCTGCGCCGCATCATCCTGCCGGAGCTGCTGCCCGCCCTGGTCACGGGCTTCGCCCTGGCCTTCGCCAGGGGCATCGGGGAATACGGCAGCGTGGTCTTCATCAGCGGCAATATGCCCATGAAGACCGAGATCACCCCCCTGCTCATCATCACCAAGCTGGAGCAGTACGAGTACCCCGAAGCCACCGCCATCGCCCTCGTGATGCTTGGCCTCTCCTTCGTGATGCTCCTGGTGGTCAACCTCCTGCAGCGCTGCCTCTCCGTGAAGGTGAACCATGGCTAG